A genomic window from Gymnodinialimonas ceratoperidinii includes:
- the hisF gene encoding imidazole glycerol phosphate synthase subunit HisF: MLKTRIIPCLDVAEGRTVKGVNFVDLIDAGDPVEQARAYDAAGADELCFLDIKATHENRGTMYDLATRTAEQCFMPLTVGGGVRTVDDVRNLLLAGADKVSFNSAAVADPTCVARAADKFGSQCIVVAIDAKTVAPGKWEIFTHGGRKPTGIDAVDFARTVVAHGAGEILLTSMDRDGTKAGFNLPLTRAVSDAVPVPVIASGGVGTLDHLVEGVTEGGASAVLAASIFHFGTYTIAEAKAHMAAAGIPVRLP, from the coding sequence ATGCTCAAAACCCGCATCATTCCCTGCCTCGACGTCGCCGAGGGCCGCACCGTCAAGGGCGTCAATTTCGTCGACCTGATCGACGCGGGCGATCCGGTGGAGCAGGCCCGCGCCTATGACGCGGCCGGTGCGGACGAACTCTGTTTCCTCGACATCAAGGCCACCCACGAGAACCGCGGCACGATGTATGATCTGGCCACCCGCACGGCCGAGCAATGCTTCATGCCGCTCACCGTCGGGGGCGGCGTGCGCACCGTCGACGACGTGCGCAACCTGCTGCTGGCAGGTGCCGACAAGGTCAGCTTCAACTCCGCCGCCGTGGCCGATCCCACCTGCGTGGCGCGGGCGGCGGACAAATTCGGCTCGCAATGCATCGTCGTGGCGATCGACGCCAAGACCGTGGCGCCGGGCAAATGGGAGATCTTCACCCACGGCGGCCGCAAACCCACCGGCATCGACGCCGTGGATTTCGCGCGCACCGTCGTGGCCCACGGCGCCGGAGAGATCCTGCTGACCTCGATGGACCGCGACGGCACCAAGGCGGGCTTCAATCTGCCCCTGACCCGCGCGGTCTCGGACGCTGTGCCGGTGCCGGTCATCGCCTCGGGCGGGGTCGGCACGCTCGATCACCTTGTCGAGGGCGTGACCGAGGGCGGCGCCTCCGCCGTTCTGGCCGCCTCGATCTTCCATTTCGGCACCTACACCATCGCCGAGGCCAAGGCCCACATGGCCGCGGCCGGCATCCCCGTGAGGCTCCCATGA
- the hisA gene encoding 1-(5-phosphoribosyl)-5-[(5-phosphoribosylamino)methylideneamino]imidazole-4-carboxamide isomerase: MILYPAIDLKDGNAVRLLRGEMSEATVFNTDPAAQALAFEQAGCQWLHLVDLNGAFAGEPVNGAAVEAILKATSVPAQLGGGIRDMATIETWLEKGIARVILGTAAVEDPDLVREAARSFPGKIAVGIDARKGRVATKGWAEETDVMVTDLAKAFEDAGVAAIIYTDIDRDGAMGGPNIQATAELARATSIPVIASGGVSSMLDLVSLKETGVIAGAISGRALYDGALDLRDALAALA; this comes from the coding sequence ATGATTCTCTACCCTGCGATTGATCTCAAGGATGGCAATGCCGTGCGCCTTCTGCGCGGTGAGATGTCCGAGGCCACCGTCTTCAACACCGACCCCGCCGCACAGGCCCTCGCGTTCGAGCAGGCAGGCTGCCAATGGCTGCACCTTGTCGACCTGAACGGCGCCTTCGCGGGGGAGCCGGTGAACGGCGCTGCGGTGGAAGCGATCCTGAAGGCCACGTCGGTGCCGGCGCAACTGGGCGGCGGCATCCGCGACATGGCCACTATCGAGACCTGGCTGGAGAAGGGCATCGCCCGCGTGATCCTCGGCACCGCGGCCGTGGAAGATCCCGATCTTGTGCGCGAGGCCGCCCGCAGCTTCCCCGGCAAGATCGCCGTGGGCATCGATGCGCGCAAGGGCCGGGTCGCCACCAAGGGGTGGGCGGAAGAGACCGACGTCATGGTCACCGATCTTGCGAAAGCCTTCGAGGATGCCGGCGTGGCCGCGATCATCTACACCGATATCGACCGCGACGGCGCCATGGGCGGCCCGAACATCCAGGCCACGGCCGAACTGGCCCGCGCCACCTCGATCCCCGTCATCGCCAGCGGCGGCGTCTCCTCGATGCTGGACCTCGTCTCGCTCAAGGAGACCGGGGTGATCGCCGGCGCAATCTCGGGCCGCGCGCTCTACGATGGCGCGCTCGACCTGCGCGACGCGCTCGCCGCCCTCGCATGA
- a CDS encoding DUF2147 domain-containing protein — MKKTILAACIATIGMAGAALADAAHGVWQTEVDDGAYAFVTLGPCGGAVCGTITRTFNSSGEYQSENIGRQIVIDMVPNGDGTYEGSVWRPSNNRVYIGRMAVNGNAITLRGCVAGGLICARQNWTRVQ; from the coding sequence ATGAAGAAAACCATTCTCGCCGCGTGTATCGCGACGATCGGCATGGCAGGTGCGGCGCTGGCGGATGCGGCCCACGGTGTCTGGCAGACGGAAGTCGACGACGGCGCATACGCCTTTGTCACGCTCGGACCCTGCGGCGGCGCGGTCTGCGGGACGATCACGCGCACGTTCAATTCCAGCGGCGAATACCAGTCCGAGAACATCGGGCGGCAGATCGTCATCGACATGGTGCCGAACGGCGATGGTACCTACGAGGGCTCGGTCTGGCGGCCCTCCAACAACCGCGTCTACATCGGCCGCATGGCGGTGAACGGCAATGCGATCACCCTGCGCGGCTGCGTTGCGGGCGGGTTGATCTGCGCGCGTCAGAACTGGACGCGGGTGCAGTAA